The following are from one region of the Rhizobacter sp. AJA081-3 genome:
- a CDS encoding DUF3488 and transglutaminase-like domain-containing protein codes for MPRGSAWKLPRWPGWSRLPREGRDTLFLLGVIAWTVLPHLSHLPAWCIALTTVVLAWRAALAVGNGALPSRWLLVVVLAVAAGLTYWSFRTLLGKEPGVTMAVVLMALKTLELRARRDAFVVFFLGFFLVLTHFLYSQSLLVAAAMLVSVWGLLTALVLAHMPVGQPSLQQAARLAGRTAALGAPIMLLMFLLFPRIGPLWGVPQDGLSSTGLSDRMRMGTVAEIAQDDRIAMRIRFDGEAPPPETLYFRGPVLSRFDGTEWRALTPSFPPRLQPQADLRVSGPPLRYELTLEPLRLPTLPLLEASPSTPQIEGLRARGTADLQWLIDRPVVERLRFRAEAHLRFQHGPLQTVLGLQDFVDLPPGFNPRTLAWAAELRRDPALARAGARELAQHLMKHIRDGGFSYTLAPGEYGRNAIDEFWFDRKEGFCEHFAAAFVVLMRALDVPARVVTGYQGADPLPMDGFFIVRQSAAHAWAEYWQAGVGWVRADPTAAVAPDRISRSLRLLPAPGLVAGALDTMSPALLQQLRDAWEGMNNRWNQWVLNYSRGQQFDVLRNSGFESPNWQDLAKLLVISLSTLALAGAGWAWWDRHRVDPWTRQREALLRALRRLGVPATPQDAPGTLARRVRERHGAAGEALAALLDTLQAQRYGRLARRHPDSALTRSFLAAARGLAPLPDR; via the coding sequence TTGCCCCGCGGATCGGCCTGGAAGCTGCCCCGCTGGCCGGGCTGGTCGCGCCTGCCGCGCGAGGGCCGCGACACGCTGTTCCTGCTCGGCGTGATCGCCTGGACGGTGCTGCCGCACCTGTCGCACCTGCCCGCCTGGTGCATCGCGCTGACCACCGTGGTGCTGGCCTGGCGCGCTGCCCTGGCGGTCGGCAATGGCGCGTTGCCCAGCCGCTGGCTGCTGGTCGTGGTGCTGGCGGTGGCGGCCGGGCTCACGTACTGGAGCTTTCGCACGCTGCTCGGCAAGGAGCCGGGCGTCACCATGGCGGTGGTGCTGATGGCGCTGAAGACGCTGGAGCTGCGCGCGCGGCGCGACGCCTTCGTGGTGTTCTTCCTCGGCTTCTTCCTCGTGCTGACGCACTTCCTCTACTCGCAGTCGCTGCTGGTGGCGGCGGCGATGCTGGTCTCGGTATGGGGGCTGCTGACGGCGCTGGTGCTGGCGCACATGCCGGTGGGCCAGCCCAGCCTGCAGCAGGCCGCTCGGCTGGCCGGCCGCACCGCTGCGCTGGGCGCGCCGATCATGCTGCTGATGTTCCTGCTGTTCCCGCGCATCGGCCCGCTGTGGGGCGTGCCGCAGGACGGCCTGTCCAGCACCGGGCTGTCCGACCGCATGCGCATGGGCACCGTGGCCGAGATCGCGCAGGACGACCGTATCGCGATGCGCATCCGCTTCGACGGCGAGGCGCCGCCGCCCGAGACGCTCTACTTCCGCGGCCCGGTGCTGTCGCGCTTCGACGGCACGGAATGGCGCGCGCTGACTCCGAGCTTCCCGCCGCGCCTGCAGCCGCAGGCGGATCTGCGCGTGTCCGGCCCGCCCTTGCGTTACGAGTTGACGCTCGAGCCGCTGCGCCTGCCGACGCTGCCGCTGCTCGAGGCGAGCCCCAGCACGCCGCAGATCGAGGGCCTGCGTGCGCGAGGCACGGCCGACCTGCAGTGGCTGATCGACCGGCCGGTGGTGGAGCGCCTGCGCTTTCGCGCCGAGGCCCACCTGCGTTTTCAGCACGGCCCGCTGCAGACGGTGCTGGGGCTGCAGGACTTCGTGGACCTGCCTCCCGGCTTCAACCCGCGCACGCTGGCCTGGGCGGCCGAACTGCGCCGCGACCCCGCCCTGGCGCGCGCCGGCGCGCGGGAGCTCGCGCAGCACCTGATGAAGCACATCCGCGACGGCGGCTTCAGCTACACGCTGGCCCCGGGCGAATACGGCCGCAACGCCATCGACGAATTCTGGTTCGATCGCAAGGAAGGCTTCTGCGAACACTTCGCCGCAGCCTTCGTGGTGCTGATGCGCGCGCTGGACGTGCCGGCGCGCGTGGTCACCGGCTACCAGGGCGCCGACCCGCTGCCGATGGACGGTTTCTTCATCGTGCGGCAGAGCGCGGCGCACGCCTGGGCCGAGTACTGGCAGGCCGGCGTCGGCTGGGTGCGCGCCGACCCGACGGCCGCCGTGGCGCCCGACCGCATCTCGCGCAGCCTGCGGCTTTTGCCCGCACCCGGCCTGGTGGCCGGCGCGCTCGACACCATGAGCCCAGCGCTGCTGCAACAGTTGCGCGACGCCTGGGAGGGCATGAACAACCGCTGGAACCAGTGGGTGCTCAACTACTCGCGTGGCCAGCAGTTCGATGTGCTCAGGAACTCCGGCTTCGAGTCGCCGAACTGGCAGGACCTGGCCAAACTGCTGGTGATCTCGTTGAGCACGCTGGCGCTGGCCGGCGCCGGCTGGGCCTGGTGGGACCGCCACCGCGTCGACCCCTGGACGCGCCAGCGCGAAGCCCTGCTGCGCGCGCTGCGCCGCCTGGGCGTGCCTGCGACCCCGCAAGACGCGCCGGGCACTTTGGCGCGGCGCGTGCGGGAGCGCCACGGCGCCGCCGGCGAGGCCCTGGCCGCGTTGCTCGACACGCTGCAGGCGCAGCGCTATGGCCGCTTGGCGCGTCGCCACCCCGACTCGGCGCTCACACGATCCTTCTTGGCTGCCGCCCGCGGCCTTGCTCCCCTTCCCGACCGATGA
- a CDS encoding nuclear transport factor 2 family protein, translating to MTGSPTVPEPAAVRLVREFWARMASNRFATVADLLAPQYTLDWPQSNERIRGPERFVAMNSGYPAHGPWRFEVHRIVGNDAEAVSDVSVTDGVQRGRAITFSTVSQGRIVRQVEFWPEPFAPAANRAHLVEPIS from the coding sequence GTGACGGGATCGCCCACCGTGCCCGAGCCGGCCGCCGTGCGGCTGGTGCGCGAGTTCTGGGCGCGCATGGCCAGCAACCGGTTCGCCACGGTGGCCGATCTGCTGGCACCGCAGTACACGCTCGATTGGCCGCAGTCGAACGAGCGCATCCGCGGCCCCGAGCGCTTCGTGGCGATGAACAGCGGCTATCCGGCGCACGGCCCGTGGCGCTTCGAGGTGCACCGCATCGTCGGCAACGATGCCGAGGCGGTGTCCGACGTGAGCGTGACCGACGGCGTGCAGCGCGGCCGCGCCATCACCTTCTCGACCGTTTCGCAAGGCCGCATCGTGCGGCAGGTGGAGTTCTGGCCGGAGCCCTTCGCACCGGCTGCGAACCGCGCCCACCTGGTCGAGCCGATCAGCTGA
- the ybaL gene encoding YbaL family putative K(+) efflux transporter has translation MPHEISLITTIAAALGLALVLGFVAARLKLPALVGYLAAGIVIGPFTPGFVADSALAAQLAEIGVMLLMFGVGLHFSLDDLMAVKRVAVPGAVVQMAAATALGAALATAWGWGLGAALVFGLALSVASTVVLLKALEARGAIDSVNGRIAVGWLVVEDLAMVLVLVLLPALAPMLGGTDNGTPEGRGLWATLAITLAQVAAFVALMLVVGRRLFPWLLWQVAKTGSRELFTLCVVAAAVTIAYGAAGLFGVSFALGAFFAGMVLRESEFSHRAAEESLPLRDAFAVLFFVSVGMLFDPLVLVERPLQVLSVVAIIVVGKSIAAFALVLLLRYPLNTALTVSASLAQIGEFSFILAALGLSLKLLPPEGQSLIVAGALISIAVNPLLFSLAEPAQRWILARSSAARRHAERDDPLAELPATTEPRYLARQVVLVGYGRVGRRLAGALREQGIACVVVDRNRERVEEVRAQGLPAVIGDAAEAAVLIQAHIAQAAMLLVATADAVGVRQMIDTARQLNPQVQVAVRTHSDEEAQWLTGEGARTFGGEDELAQAMLRHVLGTMQARPA, from the coding sequence ATGCCTCACGAAATATCGCTGATCACCACCATCGCCGCGGCGCTCGGCCTGGCGCTGGTGCTCGGCTTCGTCGCCGCGCGGCTGAAGCTGCCGGCACTGGTGGGCTACCTCGCCGCGGGCATCGTCATCGGCCCGTTCACACCGGGCTTCGTGGCCGACAGCGCGCTGGCCGCGCAGCTCGCCGAGATCGGCGTGATGTTGCTGATGTTCGGCGTAGGCCTGCATTTCTCTCTCGACGACCTGATGGCCGTGAAGCGCGTGGCCGTGCCCGGCGCCGTGGTGCAGATGGCCGCGGCCACCGCGCTGGGCGCCGCGCTGGCCACCGCCTGGGGCTGGGGCCTCGGCGCGGCGCTGGTGTTCGGGCTGGCGCTGTCGGTGGCCAGCACGGTGGTGCTGCTCAAGGCGCTGGAGGCACGCGGCGCCATCGATTCGGTCAACGGCCGCATCGCGGTGGGCTGGCTGGTGGTGGAGGACCTGGCCATGGTGCTGGTGCTCGTGCTGCTGCCCGCGCTGGCCCCGATGCTCGGCGGCACCGACAACGGAACGCCGGAGGGCCGCGGCCTGTGGGCGACGCTGGCCATCACGCTGGCCCAGGTGGCGGCCTTCGTGGCGCTGATGCTGGTGGTCGGGCGGCGCCTGTTCCCGTGGCTGCTGTGGCAGGTGGCGAAGACCGGCTCGCGCGAGCTGTTCACGCTGTGCGTGGTGGCCGCGGCGGTGACCATCGCCTACGGCGCGGCGGGCCTGTTCGGCGTGTCCTTCGCGCTGGGCGCCTTCTTCGCCGGCATGGTGCTGCGCGAATCGGAGTTCAGCCACCGAGCCGCCGAGGAGTCGCTGCCGCTGCGCGACGCCTTCGCGGTGCTCTTCTTCGTCTCTGTCGGCATGCTGTTCGATCCGCTGGTGCTGGTCGAGCGGCCGCTGCAGGTGCTGTCGGTGGTGGCGATCATCGTGGTGGGCAAGTCGATCGCCGCCTTCGCGCTGGTGCTGCTGCTGCGCTACCCGCTGAACACCGCGCTGACGGTGTCGGCCAGCCTCGCGCAGATCGGCGAGTTCTCCTTCATCCTGGCCGCGCTGGGCCTGTCGCTGAAGCTGCTGCCGCCCGAGGGCCAGAGCCTGATCGTGGCCGGCGCGCTGATCTCGATCGCCGTCAATCCGCTGCTGTTCTCGCTGGCCGAGCCGGCGCAGCGCTGGATCCTGGCGCGCTCGTCGGCCGCGCGGCGCCACGCGGAGCGCGACGACCCGCTGGCCGAGCTGCCGGCGACCACCGAGCCGCGCTACCTCGCACGCCAGGTGGTGCTGGTGGGCTATGGCCGCGTCGGCCGGCGCCTGGCAGGGGCTCTGCGCGAACAGGGCATCGCCTGCGTGGTGGTCGATCGCAATCGCGAGCGTGTCGAGGAGGTGCGCGCGCAGGGCCTGCCGGCGGTGATCGGCGACGCGGCCGAAGCCGCCGTGCTGATCCAGGCGCACATCGCGCAGGCCGCCATGCTGCTGGTGGCCACGGCCGATGCCGTCGGCGTGCGGCAGATGATCGACACCGCGCGCCAGCTCAACCCGCAGGTGCAGGTGGCGGTGCGCACGCACAGCGACGAAGAGGCGCAGTGGCTCACTGGCGAGGGCGCGCGCACCTTCGGCGGCGAGGACGAACTCGCCCAGGCGATGCTGCGCCACGTGCTCGGCACCATGCAGGCCCGCCCGGCCTGA
- a CDS encoding glycosyltransferase, producing MPTPPEPRAGIAAMAQPVNDAPAWAHASGWAQLSGARQTVSCVLPCENSARTLSKLLPILSDTLTECGYPWELIVVDAGSTDGTDGLMQAWCELPGFRFLPLGQPGSLADGFEAGILASRGDAVILLDPALHHSPELIPQMILQWESDARLVYAQTSVEPGHSRLRQWDDTQMREQLSRPDFVLPAQCMELGLLDRRLVDGLLQAG from the coding sequence ATGCCCACCCCTCCCGAGCCCCGCGCCGGCATCGCCGCCATGGCGCAGCCCGTCAACGACGCGCCCGCCTGGGCTCACGCCTCGGGTTGGGCGCAGCTGTCGGGTGCACGCCAGACGGTGTCGTGCGTGCTGCCTTGCGAAAACAGCGCACGCACGTTGTCCAAGCTGCTGCCCATCCTGAGCGACACGCTCACCGAGTGCGGTTACCCCTGGGAACTCATCGTCGTCGACGCCGGCAGCACCGACGGCACCGACGGCCTGATGCAGGCCTGGTGCGAGCTGCCGGGCTTCCGCTTCCTGCCGCTCGGGCAGCCGGGAAGCCTGGCCGATGGCTTCGAGGCCGGCATCCTCGCCTCCCGCGGCGACGCCGTGATCCTGCTCGATCCGGCCCTGCACCACTCGCCGGAGCTGATCCCGCAAATGATCCTGCAGTGGGAGTCGGACGCACGGCTGGTCTATGCGCAGACCTCCGTCGAGCCGGGCCACAGCCGGCTGCGGCAGTGGGACGACACGCAGATGCGTGAGCAGTTGTCGCGGCCCGACTTCGTGCTGCCTGCGCAGTGCATGGAACTCGGTCTTCTCGACCGCCGCCTGGTCGACGGACTGCTTCAGGCCGGCTGA
- the mltB gene encoding lytic murein transglycosylase B, whose translation MTTIPLFALRRATLVSLALALSAPAALHARTKQRRAAVQAADTATEPAAYGAREDVMRFADEAAQRQGLEADWVRESLSRARFVPTVARLIMPPPAGTAKNWAAYRGRFVEPKRIRAGLAFWQDNERWLQLAEERYGVPPAIVVGIVGVETIYGQQTGGFRVLDALATLSFDFPTGRRDRSAFFRSELENFLLMCRKESLDPTLPLGSYAGAMGLPQFMPSSVLKYGIDFDGDGHVDLHSSAADVIGSVANYLAAFGWERGGPTHFGVAAPVEVRDRALLLVPDILPSFSRDEFAERGAVLDEPGRAWDGKLALVELSNGDAAPSYYAGTGNFYAITRYNWSSYYAMAVIELGEAVRRQRR comes from the coding sequence ATGACCACCATCCCTCTCTTCGCGCTGCGGCGCGCCACCCTGGTCTCGCTGGCATTGGCCCTCTCCGCGCCGGCAGCGTTGCATGCGCGGACCAAGCAGCGGCGCGCCGCCGTGCAGGCCGCCGACACCGCGACCGAGCCCGCTGCCTACGGTGCGCGCGAGGACGTGATGCGTTTCGCCGACGAGGCCGCACAACGCCAGGGCCTCGAGGCCGACTGGGTGCGCGAATCGCTGTCGCGGGCGCGCTTCGTGCCCACGGTGGCCCGGCTCATCATGCCGCCGCCGGCCGGCACGGCGAAGAACTGGGCGGCCTACCGCGGCCGCTTCGTCGAGCCCAAGCGGATCCGCGCCGGGCTGGCCTTCTGGCAGGACAACGAACGCTGGCTGCAGCTCGCCGAAGAGCGTTACGGCGTGCCGCCGGCCATCGTCGTGGGCATCGTCGGCGTGGAGACCATCTACGGCCAGCAGACCGGTGGCTTCCGCGTGCTCGACGCGCTGGCCACGCTGTCCTTCGACTTCCCCACCGGCCGGCGTGACCGCAGCGCTTTCTTCCGCAGCGAGCTGGAGAACTTCCTGCTGATGTGCCGCAAGGAATCGCTGGACCCGACCCTGCCGCTGGGCAGCTATGCCGGGGCCATGGGCCTGCCGCAGTTCATGCCCTCGAGCGTGCTGAAGTACGGCATCGACTTCGACGGCGACGGCCATGTCGACCTGCATTCGAGCGCGGCCGACGTGATCGGCAGCGTGGCGAACTACCTCGCCGCCTTCGGCTGGGAGCGTGGCGGGCCGACGCACTTCGGCGTGGCCGCGCCGGTGGAGGTGCGCGACCGCGCGCTGCTGCTGGTGCCCGATATCCTGCCGAGCTTCAGCCGCGACGAGTTCGCCGAACGCGGCGCCGTGCTCGACGAGCCCGGGCGCGCCTGGGACGGCAAGCTGGCCCTGGTCGAACTGAGCAACGGCGACGCAGCGCCGAGCTACTACGCGGGCACCGGCAACTTCTACGCCATCACGCGCTACAACTGGTCGAGCTACTACGCGATGGCCGTCATCGAACTCGGCGAAGCCGTCCGCCGCCAGCGCCGCTGA